The Porphyrobacter sp. LM 6 sequence AATGTCGTGTGAGATACTGCTGCTGAGGATCAATCGGATTAACGATTTTCCTCAAATCAGAAATTAGGTCAAGCCTGGTTGGTCTCCGTCAGAGTTGCTATTGCCCATCTCAGATTGAAAAGAGATTCGCCCTAATCACGGGCCTAGATGCGGAGGGGAAAATGCCAAATATATTCGTCAAAGCTGACTGCGAAATCCAAGTAGACCTTCCTGAGGTGGGCTGGGTCTCAGATCAGTGGAAAAGTCGTGAAAATGAGAAGATTTGCGAAGAATATGGACATCCTAAGTGCACAATCAATTTTAGGATTGAAAACCCAGATGAACCCATCTGTCCGGTCATTATATATGTAGGAGATAATGAGGCGATTGAAGGGGGTATCTCTGTTGAGATGCAAAGCGAAACTAGGTATAAATTTACGATTAAGGGGACTTTTAAATCTAAGATCCACAAAGATGGTCTTGCCCTTCTTGATGCAGGTCAGAAGCCTATGCTGGAGGGCGTGACACGTTTCCGGCAGGGTTACGATTTTGAAGAGCCCCAGCCTACCGATTGCGAATTTTCATTGAAAAAGTTTAAGTGAGCTCCCGCTGGTAGCGAAAATTGCCATGAAACTTTGAGCATGAGGCGTGCCTCCAACTGGCACGCCTCCAGTCCTGCTCAGATTGGGATTGCGTACAACAGTCCATTGAGATTTGATCGAGTGGCCCCGTCAGGATCGCCATGCAGGTAGACCTCAAACGTCATCGTGACCGTTCTCGTCCCAGAGCTCGTGCCGATCGGCGTCTGGACGTCGAAGCCTTCGCCTTTACCATGGGTCACCTCGAAGGTGTGCTCGCCGCGCGGCCAGTCACCATGTTGCTTATAATAACGGCGGATGTACCACTTAGCCGCCTGCCGGTGCAAAGCATGATTGAAATTATAGACCATGCCGCCAGCTCCGTTCCATCCACCAGGGAACCGGGCGGTGATGTGCGGGCCGGAAGGCACTGCTGAACAGTAGGGATAGCTCATTTCAACGCCCTCCCAACTTTTCAAGCAACTGTACTGTGCGATCCACCCTTTCCCAGCGATAGATCTCGGAGGATTTCCAGCGCCCGAAATGGCCCAAAGCTGCAGTCCCTGTGTAAATGGGGCGCAGCAGATCCAAATCTCGAATTATGCCCGCTGGTGTCAGATCCCAAATGGCCTCAACCGCAGCTGAGATCTCGGTGTCTAGTGCAGCTCCGGTACCATAGGTTTCCACACTGACGGATACCGGTTCAGCTACGCCGATGGCGTAGGCCAGCTGCACGGTGCAGCGTTTAGCCAAGCCTGCAGCGACTATGTTCTTTGCCACATGGCGTGCCGCGTAGGCCGCAGAGCGGTCAACTTTGGTGGGGTCCTTACCGGAAAAGGCGCCGCCACCATGAGCGCATGCACCGCCGTAGGTGTCGACGATGATCTTTCTGCCCGTAAGACCGGTGTCGCCCTTGGGGCCACCCACGGTGAAGGGGCCAGCGGGATTGAGAAACGCCTTGAAGCTATCAGTGCGCAGGCTGAGCGGGATCACATGATCGAGCACCTCGGCGTCGAGGTATTCCCGGACTTCTTTGATCGAGATGTCCGGCCGATGTTGCCAGGAAAGCACGGCGGTATCGATCCCAACGGGAACGCCATCAACGTAGCGGACAGTCACCTGGGCCTTGCCGTCGGGTTTCAACACACCGCTACCAGGAACAATGAGGGTGCTTGCCCGTTGGATCAGATCCGACGCCAGCGACCAAGCCAGAGGTGTCAGGGCATCTGTTTCGTCCACCGCATGACCGAACATAAGGCCCTGATCCCCGGCGCCAGTCGTTTCGCCTCCATCGACACCGGCCTGGATCTCAGGGCTTTGGTGATTGAAGCGGACCTCGACCTCGCAGGTGGCTGGATCAATATCGTACTGATCGGAGCCGTAGCCGATCTGCTGAAGGGCATGGCGCACAATCCCAGGAGCGGCAGCGCGAACGGCTTTGAAATCTTCCACCCGCTCAGTCCGAAACTCGCCGGCAACGATGATCTTGTCGTTGGCCGCGAATGTCTCGCAGGCGACGCGGGCGTTACGGTCGCGCTCCAGGAATGCGTCAAGAATAGCGTCGGAAATCCGATCGCAAAGCTTGTCGGGGTGTCCAGCGGACACGGATTCCGACGTAAACAGACCATTGAAAACCGACATGGAAGGCCTCCGGTTTTAGCCATTTCGACGACGTCGGGGGTGGCAATCAGGAACAAATCCCCCCAGCCCGTGGGTGGGCCAGACCTATTTCAGAAAATCAGCGGAGAACGATCAACTCGGGCGTTCCGCTGGCATCGAACCATATGATCGCGTTTTGCTGATACTTGCGGCCCAGTTCACACGCCTGCTCCAAGCTAATACCAATCGCCGCATAGCTGGCCTCAGCGGGCCAGCTGGGATCATTGCCCTGACCAGCCCCGTCGATAACCACCGCCCCAAGGCCAACTAAATCTTCGCGAAGGTGAGCCTGTCGTGCCTTGTTCTCGTCTGCGGCAAGAGCCTCGCTGAAAGGATTTTCAGCCGTTATGAATGTGCCGCTGACAGCTTGCGCTGCATGGATCAGATCGGCCAATTCATTGGACGGCTGGCCGACGCGAAGTGCCAGGATGCCGTCTTTGGTGTGCACTAGGTACTGCGTTCGCTTGTAGGCCTCGATCAGTTCTGCCGGCACTTCAGAAACAGGCATAAAAAAACCCTCCATACGGAGGGTCGACACGGCTTCCGCTTCGTTGCTCCGAGGAGCCACATCTGCTTTCGCAAAACCACCTTGCCCGGATCGGCAGGTTGGCGTGGGTGTCGACCCAACTCTTGATGACTTGCGTCTGATACCAACTTTCTGCTGCTGGTGCAAGACGTTCCAAATCCGGATCAGTCCGTATGAGAATTCTAGCCAGCCACGAAAGCCGCCAACTCCTCATCTATGTAATCCTCTATCCGCCTGCCTTCAGGCACCCAGCTGTCAACGAAGAAGCCCTGATCGACCGCTGCTTTGATTGCGGCTTCAGGCGTTAAAAATAGACCGAACCATTCGAACTCCCAGCCACCTTGCCCGCAGCAGTATGATTTTGCAGCCAGGACCGCGCTGTTTCCGAGCCGATCCGAGATCGGGTACCCTTCTAGGTAAGGCCCATAAAACTCTGACCGGGCATATTCGACTTCCTGGCGCGCGTAGGCCGCACGATCCACGTCAGTAATTGGGTTTTCAGTCTCGATTTCAAGCCGATCCCTAACTTCCGCATCTTCGGCTTCGAGGGAATGCATCGTCCCCAGTGCGGCATCTCCAAACTCGTAAAATGCATCTGCGCCATCCTCATCCAGCCAGGCCTCTATTTCCTTCTCAGCTGAAGGGTCTGCCGTGCCATTACAGAGGCTGCCAATCGCCGCGTCGCGCGCGCTCCATAAGGATTGAGGGAGAGGAAGATAACCAGACATGAGTGAGCCAATCTTTGAGCCGAAAATCACCTACATCTATGGAGCGGCTCCAGTTTTCGCGCAACGGGCTAGGCTTCCTAGATGTGTCAATTGAGGTCATAGCTCTCTCTGTCTTAGTTGACGCCCAGCCAGAATTCAGCCCAAGAGCCGACAAATTAGAGGCGAGCTAACATAGCCCCCGTTGTCTAAGTGCTGAGCATGAAATGAAGGGTGTTTGATGGTGGTTCGGTCGTGAACCTGGTTGTGCTGACAGGGGCGGGAATATCTGCCGAAAGCGGTTTGGCAACGTTCAGAGCTGCAGATGGCCTCTGGGCTGATCAAGCCATCGAGGATGTTTGCACCCCGGATGCCTTCGCCCGCGATCCGAACGGAGTTTGCCAATTTTACGATGAACGAAAATCGTTAGCCGCTCGAGCCCGGCCCAACGCAGCACATCGAGCGCTAGCTGCTCTTGAGCAACATTGGCGCGAACATTCCTATGGCGACTTCTTACTTGTCACCCAGAACGTCGACGACCTCCATGAGCGTGCTGGATCGAAAAATCTCATTCATATGCATGGAAGGCTGAACTCTGCCTTTTGCATGGAATGCGGCTTTCAGATGGTTAGGCACGGGCCCCTTGAGGATAGCCGGGAGTGCCCAATCTGCCAGCTGGAGGCGCTAAGGCCGGACATCGTTTTCTTTGGCGAAGCGCCCAGAGGGCTGCCGCAAATTCAAGCGGCCCTCAAAACGTGTCATCTTTTCGTCGCCGCCGGCACGTCAGGGACCGTTTTCCCCGCGGCGGGCTTTGCTCAGGAAGCTGGCTCCCAGGGAGCTAAGAGGCTTCTGCTCAATTTGGAGCGGCCTGAGTTCGCAGAACACTTCTCTGCAATGAGGTTGGGGCCTGCAAGCCAGATTGTCCCTGAATGGGTGAGTGAAATTGTTGGCTCCGCAACGAGTGTCTTCCGGAGCGATGGGCAGTGAGCTCCGATGACCAGGCGATCTATTACCTACCCGGGCGCGGCGGCAGGGTAGATGAGGGGCTTGGCTTAGCTCTCCAAAGCCGGGGCTTCGTCGTTTACGGACGCCAGCTGTTCGGAGAGTTCCAGCGGCTAAGATTTTCAGATCAGATCCAGGCGATCGCCGAAGACCTTAAACAGGGGTTTTGGAGGGAGGATGCCTTAGTCGTTGCCAACTCCTTTGGCGCATATCTTTACCTGCATGCGCAAACACTCCAGGATCCATTTCCCGGCAAGGTCCTGCTGCTCTCCCCTATCATTGGGGCCACTGCTGCCCCAGGGAATGGCCCAAGGTTCTCACCGCCATTCGCCGAGCGGCTCCTAGAAC is a genomic window containing:
- a CDS encoding DUF3293 domain-containing protein → MPVSEVPAELIEAYKRTQYLVHTKDGILALRVGQPSNELADLIHAAQAVSGTFITAENPFSEALAADENKARQAHLREDLVGLGAVVIDGAGQGNDPSWPAEASYAAIGISLEQACELGRKYQQNAIIWFDASGTPELIVLR
- the metK gene encoding methionine adenosyltransferase; amino-acid sequence: MSVFNGLFTSESVSAGHPDKLCDRISDAILDAFLERDRNARVACETFAANDKIIVAGEFRTERVEDFKAVRAAAPGIVRHALQQIGYGSDQYDIDPATCEVEVRFNHQSPEIQAGVDGGETTGAGDQGLMFGHAVDETDALTPLAWSLASDLIQRASTLIVPGSGVLKPDGKAQVTVRYVDGVPVGIDTAVLSWQHRPDISIKEVREYLDAEVLDHVIPLSLRTDSFKAFLNPAGPFTVGGPKGDTGLTGRKIIVDTYGGACAHGGGAFSGKDPTKVDRSAAYAARHVAKNIVAAGLAKRCTVQLAYAIGVAEPVSVSVETYGTGAALDTEISAAVEAIWDLTPAGIIRDLDLLRPIYTGTAALGHFGRWKSSEIYRWERVDRTVQLLEKLGGR
- a CDS encoding NAD-dependent deacylase, coding for MNLVVLTGAGISAESGLATFRAADGLWADQAIEDVCTPDAFARDPNGVCQFYDERKSLAARARPNAAHRALAALEQHWREHSYGDFLLVTQNVDDLHERAGSKNLIHMHGRLNSAFCMECGFQMVRHGPLEDSRECPICQLEALRPDIVFFGEAPRGLPQIQAALKTCHLFVAAGTSGTVFPAAGFAQEAGSQGAKRLLLNLERPEFAEHFSAMRLGPASQIVPEWVSEIVGSATSVFRSDGQ